One region of Streptomyces sp. CG4 genomic DNA includes:
- a CDS encoding DNA polymerase III subunit alpha, producing MPGFVHLHTVSGFSLRYGASHPERLAERAGERGMDALALTDRDTVAGVVRFVKACAKAGVRPLFGADLAVEGAARVREGDPVRRERRGTPVRGGAFIDESTPRVTFLARDGARGWADLCRLVTAAHTAPDTPRLTWPDNHADGLTVLLGPGSDVGRALAAGRPDRAAKLLVPWREVYGDALRLEAVWHGRTGAGPGSLRLAARTVGFAAEQRVRPVLSNAVRYADPGAGPVADVLDAARRLVPIDPARELDSGEAWLKGAGDMARVAERVVEAAGYRRDVAHRLLEQTRATAAECLVDPEDDLGIGTVHFPEAYLVGAGRRTAQRVLASRAAAGMVLRGYDGRRDYWARMHEELDVIAYYGYASYFLTVAQVVDDVRKMGIRVAARGSGAGSLVNHLLGIAHADPVEHGLLMERFLSKRRVALPDIDIDVESARRLEVYRAIIDRFGTERVATVAMPETYRVRHAIRDVGAALSMDPSEIDRVAKSFPHIRARDARAALEELPELRQLAGEKEKFGRLWDLVEALDALPRGVAMHPCGVLLSDASLLGRTPVVPTSGEGFPMSQFDKEDVEDLGLLKLDVLGVRMQSAMAHAVAEVERATGERIDLDAVPPGDAGTYELIRSAETLGCFQIESPGQRDLVGRLQPSTFHDLVVDISLFRPGPVAADMVRPFIEARHGRAPVRYPHPDLERPLKETYGVVVFHEQIIHIVDIMTGCGRAEADAVRRGLSDPESQGRIRVWFAQRAAVNGYDAETIQRTWEIIEAFGSYGFCKAHAVAFAVPTYQSAWLKAHHPAAFYAGLLTHDPGMYPKRLLLADARRRGVPILPLDVNVSGVAHRIELVSESGVWGLRLALSDVHGISEAEARRIAGGQPYSSLVDFWERGRPSRPLAQRLAQVGALDAFGANRRDLQLHLAELHRGARGGGGGQLPLAGGRKTASAGLPDLTPAERLSAELGVLSMDASRNLMDDHREFLGELGVVSARRLREARHGETVLVAGAKAATQTPPIRSGKRVIFSTLDDGTGLVDLAFFDDSHDACAHTVFHSWLLLVRGVVQRRGPRSLSVVGSAAWDLAELVELRAAGGLDEVAARLAEPVAEGADGDPTGGRRIQLPTGYAMHPWADLRPAGQEAAQGPSAMKKLWHQSPGSAG from the coding sequence GTGCCGGGCTTCGTGCATCTGCACACCGTCTCCGGGTTTTCCCTGAGGTATGGGGCATCCCATCCGGAGCGGCTGGCCGAGCGCGCCGGTGAGCGGGGCATGGATGCCCTTGCCCTGACCGACCGCGACACCGTCGCGGGGGTGGTGCGCTTCGTCAAGGCCTGCGCGAAGGCCGGCGTCCGTCCGCTGTTCGGTGCCGATCTGGCGGTGGAGGGGGCCGCGCGGGTACGTGAGGGCGATCCGGTACGCCGGGAACGGCGCGGCACCCCGGTGCGCGGCGGTGCCTTCATCGACGAGTCGACACCCCGTGTGACCTTCCTCGCCCGGGACGGCGCCCGGGGCTGGGCCGATCTGTGCCGGCTGGTCACCGCCGCCCATACCGCTCCGGACACCCCCCGGCTGACCTGGCCCGACAACCATGCCGACGGCCTGACCGTGCTGCTCGGCCCCGGCTCCGACGTGGGCCGCGCCCTTGCCGCGGGCCGCCCCGACCGGGCCGCGAAGCTCCTCGTCCCCTGGCGGGAGGTCTACGGCGACGCGCTGAGGCTCGAAGCCGTGTGGCACGGGCGTACGGGCGCGGGGCCCGGGTCCCTGCGGCTGGCCGCCCGTACCGTCGGCTTCGCCGCCGAGCAGAGGGTGCGGCCCGTGCTCAGCAACGCCGTCCGGTATGCCGACCCCGGGGCGGGGCCTGTCGCCGACGTCCTGGACGCCGCCCGCCGGCTGGTGCCCATCGACCCCGCCAGGGAGCTGGACTCGGGCGAGGCCTGGCTCAAGGGCGCGGGTGACATGGCGCGGGTCGCCGAGCGGGTCGTGGAGGCTGCCGGCTATCGGCGGGATGTCGCGCATCGGCTGCTGGAGCAGACCCGGGCGACCGCCGCCGAGTGTCTGGTGGATCCCGAGGACGACCTCGGGATCGGGACGGTTCATTTTCCCGAGGCGTATCTCGTCGGTGCCGGGCGGCGCACCGCCCAGCGCGTGCTCGCCTCGCGGGCGGCGGCGGGCATGGTGCTGCGCGGCTATGACGGCCGCCGGGACTACTGGGCGCGGATGCACGAGGAACTGGACGTCATCGCCTACTACGGCTATGCCTCCTACTTCCTGACGGTGGCCCAAGTGGTCGATGACGTACGGAAGATGGGGATCCGGGTGGCCGCCCGGGGGTCCGGGGCCGGGTCCCTGGTCAATCATCTTCTGGGGATCGCGCATGCCGATCCGGTCGAGCACGGGCTGCTGATGGAGCGCTTCCTGTCCAAGCGCCGGGTCGCGCTGCCCGATATCGACATCGATGTGGAGTCCGCGCGCCGGCTGGAGGTCTACCGCGCGATCATCGACCGGTTCGGCACCGAACGGGTCGCGACGGTCGCGATGCCGGAGACCTATCGGGTGCGGCATGCCATCCGGGACGTGGGCGCCGCCCTGTCCATGGACCCGAGTGAGATCGACCGGGTCGCCAAGTCCTTTCCGCACATCCGGGCGCGGGATGCGCGGGCCGCGCTGGAGGAACTGCCCGAGCTGCGGCAACTGGCGGGGGAGAAGGAGAAGTTCGGGCGGTTGTGGGACCTGGTCGAGGCACTGGACGCGCTGCCGCGCGGGGTTGCCATGCATCCGTGTGGGGTGCTGCTGTCCGATGCCTCGCTGCTCGGGCGTACGCCGGTCGTACCGACCAGTGGCGAGGGCTTCCCCATGTCGCAGTTCGACAAGGAGGACGTGGAGGATCTCGGCCTGCTCAAGCTCGATGTGCTGGGCGTGCGGATGCAGTCGGCGATGGCGCACGCGGTCGCCGAAGTGGAGCGGGCGACGGGGGAGCGGATCGATCTGGACGCGGTGCCGCCGGGGGACGCGGGGACCTATGAGCTGATCCGGTCCGCCGAGACGCTGGGGTGCTTCCAGATCGAGTCGCCCGGGCAGCGGGATCTGGTGGGGCGGCTGCAGCCGAGTACGTTCCATGATCTGGTCGTCGACATCTCGCTGTTCCGGCCGGGGCCCGTCGCCGCCGACATGGTGCGGCCGTTCATCGAGGCGCGGCACGGGCGGGCGCCGGTGCGTTATCCGCACCCGGATCTGGAGCGTCCGCTGAAGGAGACGTACGGCGTCGTCGTCTTCCACGAGCAGATCATTCACATCGTCGACATCATGACCGGTTGCGGGCGGGCCGAGGCGGACGCGGTACGGCGCGGGCTGTCCGACCCCGAGTCGCAGGGGAGGATCCGGGTCTGGTTCGCTCAGCGTGCCGCGGTGAACGGATACGACGCGGAAACGATTCAGCGGACCTGGGAGATCATCGAGGCCTTCGGGTCGTACGGGTTCTGCAAGGCGCATGCCGTCGCCTTCGCCGTGCCGACGTATCAGTCGGCCTGGCTGAAGGCCCATCACCCGGCCGCGTTCTACGCCGGGCTGCTCACACACGATCCGGGGATGTATCCGAAGCGGCTGTTGCTGGCCGATGCGCGGCGGCGCGGGGTGCCGATCCTGCCGTTGGACGTGAATGTGTCCGGGGTCGCTCATCGGATCGAACTGGTGTCTGAATCCGGGGTGTGGGGACTGCGGCTTGCCCTGTCCGATGTGCACGGCATCAGCGAGGCCGAGGCGCGGCGGATCGCGGGCGGGCAGCCGTACTCCTCGCTGGTGGACTTCTGGGAGCGGGGGCGGCCCAGCCGTCCGCTGGCCCAAAGGCTCGCCCAGGTGGGGGCGTTGGACGCGTTCGGTGCCAATCGGCGGGATCTGCAGCTGCATCTGGCCGAGCTGCACCGGGGGGCCCGGGGCGGGGGCGGTGGCCAACTCCCCTTGGCCGGTGGGCGGAAGACCGCTTCGGCCGGGCTGCCCGACCTCACCCCGGCGGAGCGGCTCAGTGCCGAGCTGGGCGTGCTGTCCATGGACGCCTCGCGCAATCTGATGGACGACCACCGGGAGTTCCTCGGGGAGCTGGGCGTGGTCTCCGCGCGCCGGCTGCGCGAGGCGCGGCACGGTGAGACCGTGCTGGTCGCGGGCGCCAAGGCGGCCACCCAGACCCCGCCGATCCGCTCCGGCAAGCGGGTCATCTTCTCCACGCTGGACGACGGCACGGGGCTGGTCGATCTGGCGTTCTTCGACGACTCGCACGATGCCTGCGCCCACACCGTCTTCCACTCGTGGCTGCTGCTGGTGCGGGGAGTGGTGCAGCGGCGCGGGCCGCGCAGTCTGAGCGTGGTGGGTTCCGCCGCCTGGGACCTCGCCGAACTCGTCGAACTGCGGGCCGCGGGCGGACTGGACGAAGTGGCGGCGCGGCTCGCGGAGCCGGTGGCCGAGGGCGCGGACGGTGATCCGACCGGCGGGCGGCGGATCCAGCTGCCGACCGGATACGCGATGCATCCGTGGGCCGATCTGCGGCCCGCGGGCCAGGAGGCCGCGCAAGGGCCTTCGGCGATGAAGAAGTTGTGGCACCAGAGTCCGGGGAGTGCGGGATGA
- a CDS encoding cupin domain-containing protein, whose product MPVVRSSEATTHEIHGARFVSYATPLTGSKELCAWRGEIPAGIKAPAHTVSREEVFHLLVGELLITLDGRTERIRAGDTVIVNPGATLAVENPTDHTALSWVTTSVGLEAELADGTRITPPWAN is encoded by the coding sequence ATGCCCGTCGTCCGCTCGTCCGAGGCCACCACCCATGAGATCCACGGCGCCCGCTTCGTCTCGTACGCCACCCCGCTCACCGGGAGCAAGGAACTCTGCGCCTGGCGCGGTGAGATTCCGGCCGGCATCAAGGCGCCCGCGCACACTGTCAGCCGTGAGGAGGTCTTCCATCTGCTCGTGGGTGAACTGCTGATCACCCTCGACGGCCGGACCGAGCGCATCCGCGCCGGTGACACGGTGATCGTCAACCCCGGCGCGACCCTCGCCGTCGAGAACCCCACCGACCACACCGCGCTCTCCTGGGTCACCACCTCCGTCGGCCTGGAAGCGGAGCTGGCGGACGGCACCCGCATCACCCCGCCCTGGGCCAACTGA
- a CDS encoding MarR family winged helix-turn-helix transcriptional regulator — MQNSEAMALSAALLAVAGDLTQRINEGVVARGFTDVRPAHGFAFARLAPDGATVTDLAAHLGVTKQAASQLVDEIVRKGYAERRAHPQDARARLVVLTDRGWACTRAAEEAAAEVVGAWAGLLGEGEVRVLAERLARIAPHGPIRPAW, encoded by the coding sequence GTGCAGAACTCCGAAGCCATGGCCCTGTCCGCCGCCCTGCTCGCCGTCGCCGGTGACCTCACGCAACGCATCAACGAGGGGGTCGTCGCGCGTGGGTTCACCGATGTGCGGCCTGCCCATGGCTTCGCCTTCGCCCGGCTCGCCCCGGACGGGGCCACCGTCACCGACCTTGCGGCGCACCTCGGGGTGACCAAGCAGGCCGCGAGTCAGCTGGTGGACGAGATCGTACGCAAGGGGTACGCCGAGCGCCGCGCGCATCCGCAGGACGCGCGGGCCCGGCTGGTCGTGCTGACCGACCGCGGCTGGGCCTGTACCCGGGCGGCGGAGGAGGCGGCGGCCGAGGTCGTGGGGGCGTGGGCCGGGCTGCTGGGGGAGGGTGAAGTGCGGGTGCTGGCGGAGCGGTTGGCGCGGATTGCGCCCCATGGTCCGATCAGGCCCGCTTGGTGA